DNA sequence from the Oreochromis niloticus isolate F11D_XX linkage group LG8, O_niloticus_UMD_NMBU, whole genome shotgun sequence genome:
AAGgtttgcattttattattatctgatGACACTTGTTAAATCATccaccatctctcctatggactttttaatgtctagaATCACAGATCAACACAGGCCTGCCCTCCAGCACAGCAGGAGCAGGGGCAAcgcctcaacagcaacattgtacccatcaggtaaaacatcaGGCTACATTTGCTTTGCATTGTGCCTACCTGATGACAGTGATATAGCATGATGCAattccatattagattcttgatgaatgtgggttgttgttattcagAAAATATCTCTGCACAGCCCTGAACCCCACTGCTGCAGTCTGCTCACTGCACCTCAGTTTATTTAAGGACTAGTTCAGCCCAAAGTGAGGAGACTCAGTCACCTCAGAGCCAACACTAAAGACTGTAACTTTCTTATGCACCACTAAAAATGAAAGTGACATTAAAATTCGTAAGCACTCTGATCACAGTATAACACATGCAAAATCAGAAGGCATAAATGATTATGAATCCTTTTCTCCTGCTTTGGTTACAATGGGTGCATTAAGGGGGTTTAGTGTCTTTGTCTGTACTGGTACCATGAAACAACATCTGTGCATGCCCCTGATAAAAGAGTGAATGTTTTCCTGTGAGATCTCAGCCTAACCAGACCTGGATCAAGTGTGGAGGTCTGTGTTCTCTCCAAGGATATGCCTACCCAGACCATCTCTAACCCACTGCCAAACCGGTCATGCTAgatcacaggtgtcgaactccaggccttgagggccggtgtcctgcaggttttagatttgtccttgatccaacacagctgattcaaatggctaaatgacctcctcaacacgtctttaagttctccagaggcctggtaatgaactaatcatttgatttaggtgtgttgacccagggtgttatctaaaacctgcaggacaccggccctcaaggcctggagttgcccattTCGGCACCTATGGATATGTCTACCCAGACCATCTCTACCCCACTGCCAAACTGGTCATGCTAGATGATATTATGGGGTTGTTACTCCTCATACACTTGAGCAGCCACCGGTCCTGCTGCTAGGTTGATGCTATTCTACAGCCCTACCCAGGGCTCCTAACATCTCCTCCACACTTTAGTCTGTACATTCTTGCGATAGCACCTATGGATATGTCATCCTGGAGTTGGACTTTCTGTGAAGCCTCAGTGCGATGCAGGGACAGTCTCATGCAGTAGTTGCAAGAATCAGTCAGGAGGGATAATATCAATGATCTGTGAGAGGGGGATTTATTCTGTTGTCTCTCCCAGGGACCTGTTGTCACTTTTATTTACACCAAAGCAGGTGAACTACACTCATAACAGTTTCTGCTTCCTAACTGGACAGATTATATTCCTTAAGTTTAACTCATCATGTTTTGATGTGACGCTCCATTATTCATCTCACCTGTTTTATTCAAAATGGATGCTTTCTGAGGACCGATACTAATAAACATCACcactcaaaaaaaacaaaaaacccattaACTTTTCTTAAAATGAGTTCAAAAGCGACTGTTGCAGACATGActgtgaaaacactcagacaaacaCAGAGGGTGTGAGGTTTGTTAGATGAACTATATTTAGGACAGAACATTTGGTACAAATTACTAATCAGGTAAACCAAAGTAATCCTCAAAGAATAGATGCACAATCAAACAGGTGATCTAAATGCTATATTCCATTCTCATACCACCAACACACAGAGAGCTATATGAGGTAATACACAGGACGTTGTGCAACATAAAGTCGTATAAGAAACTGCAAATAAAGGTGATTCTGTTTTCTGACCATGATGATCCTGCAGTATGGGTTGGTCCCTATAAGCAGCACAATGACAGCTGTGAGTAAACAAACTCTCCCTAAAGTTGCTCTTCTTTCCCTTCAAAAAATTTATTCAAATACATATCAAAAAGacacctttttatttattttacttctaGATCATAATAATGTTGGCATCACAATTTCTGTCTTAGCACTCCTGAACCAGGTTTTCACAAAAAATCAGTAGTCGTATCAGCGTCTGCCACACTGGTGGGATCTATTCTACAAATTTCCCAATTTATTTCAGAAACACTAATGATATGCAAGCTGATATTTCCACAGATATAAAAGcatgtttctgaaataaattctgttttgtgtcattttttttttaatttgtaaatttTAACTCGATTAATTACTAAAAGTAGGATGTTCACTTCACTTCAGGTTACAGTCATTaatcattttaaacacattaaacTCAAGTCTGATTgatgtgaagtttttttttccttttttttttttttaaagcatttgtaTCTATTTTCTATAAAAATATAAGTCACAAGCAcaagtagaaaaataaaaattaagacATTCTTGGACAGTCTCTGTGAAGCCTTCATAGAAAATGAAAGTTAGGAGCAGAAATCAGTGGTTGGACTTGGCCTTTGActagaaccccccccccctgcTTGTTTTTCAAAGGTGAAAAACTGAATGTGAGTGCAGAGTGTGCCCCTGTGTCAGTTAACCCAATGTTAATCCTGGCACCTCCTCTCCAAAGCAGAGCTCAGCCTCTCTCTGGCGCTGCCGCATGACTTGAGAACCCCACCGTTCCTGAAGAGTCAAACAAAAATGCGCACGTGTGAGGCTGCTGTCCCGCTCATGCAACAGCctaacacacatttaaatagaaaTACGAAGTTCAACTAAGTCGAGGTGATGAAAGACTGTTCTACCTGGACAGGAAGATGTGAAGCAGTGAGGCATCGTGCTTAGAGAAGTATTCCTGCTGGACAGCATGTTCCAAACATAGCAGCTGACCTGGGACCAGCAAAGCCTTTTTTGTCTTCCCCTCTCCCTGGaagtaaaaacaataaagaaaaggctcaccacatttaaaaacaacttaTAACCTGGCCATTACAGATTTGCCTGAAACATTTCAGGGCAAAGACCAGGTTTTTAATAGGAATTATACGaatatgttaaaataaataaataaaaatcttttgggTAAGTATGAAAGGTGGATGGACTGACCCATATATAGATAGTACCAATACCAATGCTGGTATTGGTACTAGATCAATACTAGCATGACAGGATCAATACTATACAATACAGACACATTTAAAGAGTCCAGGTCTCCAAAAATCCCagttttaaaatacataaacagctgaaaggtgtgttttgttgtattaactaattattttgaaaagtaaaactcacagtgatttagtggtcattaaatgtgttcagaatttgcaaattgatGATTATTCATctcatgacacactgctctccccaCACAAGCTGCCTTTACAGGTTAAAAGTATCAGCATCATCAATACTGGCCTTGTATTTACTCGGTATTGGATCAATCACACAATactaataaatatcaagaaCTATGGCTCTCTTAAGATAAATTCTGAGATATAACAGAATTACGGATCGTTCAAGTTACTTAAATATTTGGATGTGTAATCTCTGACAGCAGTTTTGGAGCCCTGGCGACACTACTATGTGCATGTAAATGACTGATATTCTGTTTATAGTTTCTTGTGTAGTGTTACATAATAATCTTAGAGGACACAGGCTAGGAAGCACTGCAGCGAGGCTTTACCTTGAGTAGTcccatcatgaccagcagcgtGGACAGGAAGCAGTATGACTGGAGGGTGGAGCCAGAGAGGAGCTTCTTCAACATTGCATCTGTGGAGCACAGTGACACACTGCATGTCAGAATCTCAGAGAATAGAAGCTATCCACGTGAAAAAGAGGACAGCACAAGAGAGAAACTGCACGTTGACGTCCTCACTAATAAACAGCCCACTCAGTGCAATTATATTTGAGGAATCTCTGCATGCCAAAGCTTTGAAAAGGGTGTGCTGTGTTGCATTTCAATGTTTGACTATAAAAAGTGACAGAGGACCTAATTTGGTTGTTGTCATTAATCAGTCATATATAAACTATTCCAATGGTGTCTGCTCATATtaaaagtttcaaatgatgacGGCAGTGTCTGTGCAGATGATCCTTGCACATTAAAAGCTCAGACTTCAGTTTTCCTACTTTTGGCTCTTTATGCAGTCAGTGGatatggtcatctcagacacacagctgtaGCTGTGCGCAGAAAAGCTCCACCTGCTGTttaatccttttgtttgtgaggggcagccaatcagaagaaagttggcttaaaTTAAGAGGAGCTTGTTTCTGATGAACTGAGAGGTGGCACCAAGGCCCAGTATAAgacaaataaggattattttgaactttgaATCCTGCAAATGTGGGACTAATGAGGAGCAGATTCAGTCTAATGTAAGTGTGACTTTATTCACCAATAGTATCCAGAACAGCGGTCTTGGTCTCGGGATCTTCACTGTATAGGGAACCGATTTTCAAAATGACATCAGCAGCTTTCTGTGGCTCAGATGCATCGACCTGGTGAGAAGACAGCAACAGGTTAAACCCATTCCAGCAAAGTAAAACATGCCAACACCAACATGCTACAAACACTTTGCTGACTACTTAAAAACTTGTAACCTCTTGCTGAAGGTCTGTCCTCAACTCTCCCAGCTGGAGAAGTTGTTCTGCAGAGGGGCAGCTGAGGAATGATGTGATCTCCGCCTGTGGACGAACATAGAGACATCACTGAGAACTCTTTTCATTTTCCCAGTTTATGTGAAATAACTAACTGATCAACAATCACATGAAAGCAACTGTTCATCTAATAAAGCTTCAACTTACAGGACTGTTAGGCGAAACAGGACTATTTCCATTTGTTGTTATGCCATTTTCCTTTGCGATTTCACTGCCCTCTTCGTTCTCTTCATTGCAGTCATCactgacatcatcatcatcatcgtcgtcatcatcatcatcatcgtcgtttCCACtgtcatcttcatcatcctcatctCCCTCATCATCACTGTAGCAGTGAAAGTTTTAAATCtagtgtttgcatgtttgtgcagttaaacactgaaaatgatTATGGACTTCTTAAAGCCTGCGTTACCTGAGTGACTCGAGCATGTCTCCTTTGTTCATGTTCTCCATAGCCTCTCTCAAAGCCTCACAGCCCTCCTCTCCAAGACAGTTACCTATCAGCCACAAACAAAACCAGTTTCAGACTTTGCAAACTAACAATGTCTTTCTATTTTACATTTCTGCAGCATTGTTCAATCAACCTGGACCTTCtttctacaaacacataaagaCCAATTTCAGGGTCAATGTGCATACCGTTCAGATCCAATTTCTCCATATCAGCTTTGTCTGCAACAGCCTGAGCCACCACTAGTGCTGCTGCTTCAGTGATCTCACCAAATGACAGATTAAGCTCCTGGAAAAAATTTGCATGAGAGAGCACTGTGAGATTGAAGAGACACAAAGGGAGACCAAGTCCTGAGCTGCGATCGTACACCGACCTTGAGGATTGGCAGTCCTTCTCTCAGGACTGCAGCGAGGGCGACAGCTCCCTCAGAACGGACAAGACAGTCACCAAAGTTGATCACTTGGATGTTCCTGAGATGCCTCAGAGCCTATAAGGCCAAGTGAATTTGGGGACACAGTCAAACACAGGATAAAGGTCATTTCTGCTTACAGAAAGTTGCTGAAAAAACATATGGAACTCACCTGTGCCATGGCCAGCGAGCCCTTCTTGGTGAAAGTGTTGTCATTGAGGTTGAGGACTCGAAGCTCTGGGTTATGTCGAATGGCTGAAGCTAACGCCATCACACCTGAGTAGTTTATTCCATTCTGGGGCATGTGAATCTCTTCAAGGCTGCCCAGCAGCTGATGTGAAAGCGAGGAAGAAAGTGCATCATGAAACAGAAATGGTCTTTGTTCCTCCCAAATCAAAAGTCCATAATATGATTACATTTACGGTAATATAAAACTGAACAAGGTGGGAGTATTTTGTACCTGAAAGGCCTTAGCCAAGGCGCTAGCTCCTTCATTTTCCAGCCGGTTCCTCCCTGCTATAAACACTCTCAGTCTGAGTGGAGCTCCAAGAGACGATGACTGTCTATGGCACTCAATCAGGGCTTCAGCCAAGATCTATATTAAACATACAAACACGGATGCTGTTGGAACTATAATGCAAATACACAATaaagtgttacatttttaaaaatctgttaacTACATTAAAAAGCCTACACTTACGTACATAATTTGAGCATGTGCCTCTGTACACAACCATagcaaattttaaataaaacaatcagGGTGTGATGGgcaactaacataaataaatctgTGTCTTTGTCTACATATTATTTGACAAAGCTGTTTGAGAGCTCACCTTTCCTCCACCAATCCCCATACCACAATTGTTGAGCTTTAGCTCCCTCAAGGTGTGGCAGGAGGGGCTCTTAAGCAGCTGCTCGATTCCTTTGACACCATCTGGCCCAAAAGCATTatcactcaggtccagctcaGTCAGCCTGGCCCCTGCACCCATCACTGCACTCCCCATGGACCTCTGAAGcacaaaaatagacaaaaataTAGAACAGTATAAAGCACATTAGATTGCGCATGTATGAACACAAGAAAATTTCAGGAAGTGTAAAAGAACATCAACATTCATACACAGAAAACTGATGTGATATCCCTTTCAcacatagtggtcactacagtggacagtgTATACTTGTACATAAACCACCACTAcgttggacactgatgtgtcacttcATACCCTGCCACCAGTGACACATTGCAGGGACATGtaaaaaactttttgaaaagtACAAACAAGTAcaaaaatgaagttcaaaaatcttttttttcatgcctaaagatgaataaaaatactaaaaaaaaaaaaaaaacctgattgAGGTTtccataattcatgcatgaaaggaaTATTTAACAGTTCAAGAGTAAGTAAGAGGATGGATTCTTCCTTTTATTGGGCGTGTAACTCAGTGGCTTCTCACCAGGGCTGGTGGGATTTCAGAGCGTAGTCTTCCAGTGAACATGTCACTCCAGTAGCATCTCTGAAAGACACCAGAAATGGGAACAGTTAACAGAATGTATCACACTGCAGGAGAGTGCAAAGTATAAATACTGTTAGAATGTAAGAGTATTGTATATTCAAGATGGAAGAATTTTGATGAAATATTTCAACTAAGGAAAAATCGTTGCAGTTTGAAATGCACTTGAAATATTAGATTACTAAGACAAATAATCTGAAAAGGTTTTTTACTAATAATCAAATCCTAATGATAAATGATGCTTTACTGTGATTGGAAATGGTGAACTAAGAAAGTACCTGAAGCATGTCTTTGTTCTCCAGAGCCTTTGCAATGGCTTGGGCAGCCTCAACTCCCAGAGTGTTTCCTTCTAGGCGTAGAGCTCTCAAACCCTGGTACTGCTTGATGTCTCGGGCCAGCTGCTCCGCTGAAAGCACAGGGATCAATTTGTCAGATTTAAGCAGTCAACAAGGATCACCTTCATGTCTACAGCACACACAAGGgaataacagcaaaaaataaataaataaataaaaaatagagcTACATATTCTCACCTGATTCTGCATTGTCAAGCTTCAGTCCAAGGCCTTTGTAGCTCAACTCTCCATCACCAACATGGGTCTTAGAGAGAGCATCAGCCAGCTGAGCAATGTCATCTGAAGCCATAGTGACTCTAGAAACATCCACAAATTACGGAGAAGGGAAAAGTGTCACATTTTATAAGCTTATCCAGCAacataaataagaataaatacaagaGCAGACAAAAAAGGCCAGACGCTGTTCAGTAAGAGTTAAGAACATTCAGCGTTATTGAAATGTCCAAAAAAGTACTGTCAACAACCAAGTTAGCTATTTAGCTGTGCTGTGCTAACAAGTAGTTAATGCGCAACAAGAGAAACGCTGACTAGACTAAACTAAACAGTGATTTTTTCCGTCTGTTAGAGGAGAATCCTCATTTCTGTGAGACACACAACTGTCTTTAAAACGCAGACGACTTTTCAAACAAGAGAAGCTTACCACTAGAGAAAATGTTCCCGGTAAATAAAACGATAACACGCCGCTTCTTCCGCGCGCCGGTAGCTTAACGTGACGTCACGTGACGTCACGCtgcctggatttttttttttcgtggATTTTTTTCAGCGTCTGAGTATTATCGCCATCTGCTGTTTTCCTCTTGTCTCTGCCGTTTTACGCCTCGGTTTGAGTTTGAGTGTTGTCTTTTCTTCTCTATGCTTAAACCAGTAAAGGAAGATTGTTTTTACCAATGAAAAAAAAGCCTTCCATAAGTCAAACTTTCAGGTTATTAAATCAAAATTCCAACTTAAGAAATCGAATTATCAAATTGTTTTCTCAATTTCGAGTTTTTGGCACAAAAATTTGAGTTGGTAAGtcaattttttttccaagtgcCAGAAACAAGCTTGTTAAAGATGAAAGGTAATTCGATATTTGAAAGattaaaatagctgaaaatgttcttTGTTTCAACAAGGAAGTTTAAAAACTCACAGGACAGGTTTTGTTATTGGTTGGTGTCCTGACTCATTCACATtataactaatagggttgcttTGCGAGTCAATGTGCAGAAGCTTTTGGTAGGCCAGGGAGCTTTAAAACAATCCTTTCTCACAGGATACAGAAGGTGACCCACATATGCAGACCTCTGTCCCCTTCATGCCAAAATCTAAAGGcccagacagacagagacagctAAGAATTGCTTCTCTGTAGAAAACAAAGATAATGACTCCAAATGTCTAGGTGAACCCTTTAATGAGCTCTGATAACCTGATGAGCATGACCTTATGTCGGACAAAATAGCCCATGAAACCAAAATGTatgtaaatttttaaaaaaaattatttatgtatgtttttgTATGTGTTTATTAATTTGACTTATATAGTTCTATATATTTGGTCCAACCCAATCAGGTCATCCGGATCAGAGGAAAAGCCCTGTATTCCTTCTGTGTTTCTTGATTTGTAACATTTTACTGAATTTTTTTAGATGCAca
Encoded proteins:
- the rangap1b gene encoding ran GTPase-activating protein 1b, whose product is MASDDIAQLADALSKTHVGDGELSYKGLGLKLDNAESAEQLARDIKQYQGLRALRLEGNTLGVEAAQAIAKALENKDMLQRCYWSDMFTGRLRSEIPPALRSMGSAVMGAGARLTELDLSDNAFGPDGVKGIEQLLKSPSCHTLRELKLNNCGMGIGGGKILAEALIECHRQSSSLGAPLRLRVFIAGRNRLENEGASALAKAFQLLGSLEEIHMPQNGINYSGVMALASAIRHNPELRVLNLNDNTFTKKGSLAMAQALRHLRNIQVINFGDCLVRSEGAVALAAVLREGLPILKELNLSFGEITEAAALVVAQAVADKADMEKLDLNGNCLGEEGCEALREAMENMNKGDMLESLSDDEGDEDDEDDSGNDDDDDDDDDDDDDVSDDCNEENEEGSEIAKENGITTNGNSPVSPNSPAEITSFLSCPSAEQLLQLGELRTDLQQEVDASEPQKAADVILKIGSLYSEDPETKTAVLDTIDAMLKKLLSGSTLQSYCFLSTLLVMMGLLKGEGKTKKALLVPGQLLCLEHAVQQEYFSKHDASLLHIFLSRNGGVLKSCGSARERLSSALERRCQD